A genome region from Bifidobacterium coryneforme includes the following:
- a CDS encoding helicase → MSEQIVNSDEMAEEQGSVGMSQEDRNGSDHEPEREEAGMSALDRIRSWRQDYQNQAGVTPLENIGQLAAQMDLTHAHPSGIAQLFASGQVHLNALFRDRGMLRAAHRRLERVLDDQAAKERISGCAQLSLVVGVAAWQGKAMPVLLYPVCIEEGREGASRASIRFTGKVDLNPVFISAMRERGVNLDTSRLFSASHYEGGTPETSSLFKDMTELIAPKINDFTIERKIVLGCYIEPSAQLLGESLTILDRMEAGPTGNDLLDAMAGDQEASARLRGESVPEYSPFDADPHSEFEAGDVDNQVRYAAQLVGSGHSVLLDEQTGRESAEDALAIAARCVAAGRTVLYVPCVVEQKRRFQHRLEANGMADMVLDMTDGQFSQALDRRLIDAVGFKPGKATEHFDQVADELVGVRTRLTRYLGDLHGVDTGWGVSAYQTIQNLAQIANLPSHPVTRVRLSAATAHSLQAQMDVWAEKLERAAQLGEFTIGPDDTPWFGATLTSENEAVDAYARVVRLLQRLLPATREQVKSTVETCGFPVPATVRDWGKQVVVLKNLRRVLDVFQPAIFERDIPAMIEATKSKADRKANGTNLGFWERRRLVKEAKSLLRPGAQAEDLHAALQVVAKQADQWRTFVPHGGWPVLPPKLDTIIDTQDALIQDMTALDTVLTTTPSGGDLEIMEFNKVEERLKALFDDHLSLDTLPERCSLEGEFKAVGLEDLVQDLRTRQVEREAVRGELGLAWWTTVFDDIMHSSQIISNQDGSALSNAAERFNQVDAQHVASVGPMVAQESEKRLSELLFSRTQEANQFHTMLAGNPGASLSAFQQAHPGILAATKPIIIATPATLATRTNPTQLADTVIIDAGAHMPSIQVLTVLARAGQVAVIAHRPTITSEGLLQLVDQLVPVQAPARPSRRSPILSGFLQEHGYGTLPASLPCERSCGRVRLTRVEGTGVPVMATGLVESNQQEVMAVVDLLRQRAASFSIVPASYILTVVTLSSNHRSRLGAELKAAAAKDQAFGKFLRHVRIIGIDEVCGAKATDVVLTLGFAKTSHGRLLQQFGELEGDGGSGMLLDALALADRDLDIITAFESQDLEDDRLHQPGPKLLKELLAWVEGLGDEEPQPGSASESTNVLFRDLAQRLRSRGLDVAVDYGYEDSPRIPLVVGLKDKPYALAVLTDNVEFMHTQSTRERHRFNTEDLQRLGWSVMTVWSVSTFVNPDKEADRIVARLADIYQQAH, encoded by the coding sequence ATGAGCGAACAGATAGTGAACAGTGACGAGATGGCCGAAGAGCAGGGAAGCGTGGGAATGAGCCAGGAAGATCGAAATGGGTCCGACCATGAACCCGAGCGGGAAGAGGCCGGCATGTCTGCCTTGGACCGCATCCGGTCGTGGAGGCAGGACTACCAGAACCAGGCCGGTGTCACCCCCCTGGAGAACATTGGGCAACTGGCTGCACAAATGGATCTGACCCATGCCCATCCCTCGGGAATCGCCCAGCTGTTCGCCAGCGGGCAGGTGCACCTGAATGCCCTCTTCAGGGACAGGGGGATGCTTCGCGCCGCCCATCGACGTCTGGAGCGGGTACTCGACGACCAGGCGGCAAAAGAGCGTATAAGCGGTTGCGCCCAGCTCTCCCTGGTGGTGGGTGTGGCAGCCTGGCAGGGCAAGGCCATGCCCGTCCTCCTTTACCCGGTCTGCATCGAGGAAGGGCGGGAAGGGGCATCCCGGGCCTCCATCCGCTTCACGGGAAAGGTCGACCTGAATCCGGTCTTTATCTCCGCCATGCGGGAGAGGGGGGTCAATCTGGACACCTCCAGGCTCTTCTCCGCCTCGCACTACGAAGGTGGCACCCCAGAGACCTCGTCCCTCTTCAAGGACATGACCGAGCTGATTGCCCCCAAGATCAACGACTTTACGATTGAACGGAAAATCGTTCTTGGATGCTACATCGAGCCCTCCGCCCAGCTGCTGGGGGAGAGCCTGACCATCCTGGACAGGATGGAGGCCGGGCCGACCGGCAATGATCTGCTGGATGCCATGGCGGGAGACCAGGAGGCCTCTGCCAGGCTCAGGGGCGAGTCCGTACCTGAGTACAGTCCTTTCGATGCCGACCCGCACAGTGAATTCGAGGCCGGAGACGTTGATAACCAGGTCAGGTATGCCGCCCAACTGGTTGGCTCGGGCCACAGCGTCCTCCTGGATGAACAGACCGGTCGGGAGAGCGCGGAAGATGCTCTGGCCATCGCAGCCCGCTGTGTCGCGGCGGGGCGGACGGTTCTCTACGTGCCCTGTGTGGTTGAGCAGAAGCGTCGGTTCCAGCACCGGCTTGAGGCCAACGGCATGGCTGATATGGTCCTTGATATGACCGACGGTCAGTTCAGTCAAGCCCTGGATCGACGTCTGATTGATGCTGTGGGCTTCAAGCCCGGTAAGGCGACCGAGCACTTCGACCAGGTGGCCGACGAGTTGGTGGGCGTGCGTACCCGGCTCACCCGGTACCTGGGCGACCTGCACGGTGTGGACACGGGTTGGGGAGTCTCGGCCTACCAGACCATCCAGAACCTTGCCCAGATTGCCAACCTTCCCTCCCACCCCGTGACCAGGGTCCGCCTGAGTGCGGCTACGGCCCACTCCCTCCAGGCGCAGATGGATGTCTGGGCCGAGAAGTTGGAGCGCGCGGCTCAGCTGGGTGAATTCACCATCGGACCCGACGACACCCCCTGGTTCGGGGCCACCCTGACCAGCGAGAATGAGGCCGTGGACGCCTATGCCAGGGTCGTCCGCCTCCTTCAACGGCTTCTGCCCGCCACCCGGGAGCAGGTCAAGTCCACCGTGGAGACCTGCGGTTTCCCGGTGCCTGCCACTGTTCGTGACTGGGGGAAGCAGGTGGTTGTCCTGAAGAACCTGCGTCGGGTCCTCGACGTGTTCCAGCCGGCCATTTTCGAGCGTGATATTCCGGCCATGATCGAGGCCACCAAGTCCAAGGCCGACCGAAAGGCCAACGGAACCAATCTTGGCTTCTGGGAACGCCGTCGACTGGTCAAGGAGGCCAAGAGCCTGCTCAGGCCGGGTGCCCAGGCCGAAGACCTGCATGCGGCACTTCAGGTGGTGGCCAAGCAGGCCGACCAATGGCGCACCTTTGTCCCCCATGGCGGCTGGCCCGTTCTTCCGCCCAAGCTGGATACGATAATCGACACCCAGGATGCCCTGATCCAAGACATGACGGCCCTGGATACGGTCCTGACCACCACGCCCAGCGGCGGCGACCTGGAAATCATGGAATTCAACAAGGTGGAGGAGAGGCTCAAGGCCCTCTTTGATGACCACCTGTCCCTGGATACCCTGCCGGAGCGTTGCTCCCTGGAAGGGGAGTTCAAGGCTGTTGGGCTGGAGGACCTTGTTCAGGACCTCCGCACCCGGCAGGTGGAGCGCGAGGCCGTCCGAGGAGAGCTGGGGCTGGCCTGGTGGACCACGGTCTTCGATGACATCATGCACTCCTCCCAGATCATCTCCAACCAGGATGGCTCGGCCCTGTCCAATGCCGCCGAGCGTTTCAACCAGGTTGATGCACAGCACGTGGCCAGTGTTGGACCCATGGTGGCCCAGGAGAGCGAGAAGCGTCTTTCGGAGCTGCTCTTCTCCCGCACCCAGGAGGCCAACCAGTTCCATACCATGCTGGCCGGGAACCCCGGTGCATCCCTCTCGGCTTTCCAGCAGGCGCATCCCGGCATTCTGGCAGCTACAAAGCCCATCATCATCGCCACCCCTGCAACCCTGGCCACCCGGACCAATCCGACTCAGCTGGCCGATACGGTCATCATCGATGCCGGGGCCCATATGCCATCCATCCAGGTCCTGACCGTCCTGGCCAGGGCCGGACAGGTGGCGGTCATCGCCCATCGTCCGACCATTACCTCGGAGGGTCTCCTCCAGCTGGTCGACCAGCTGGTTCCGGTCCAGGCCCCCGCCCGCCCGTCCAGGCGCAGCCCGATCCTGTCCGGCTTCCTCCAGGAGCATGGGTATGGGACCCTTCCCGCTTCGCTGCCTTGTGAACGATCCTGCGGAAGGGTCAGGCTGACCAGGGTCGAAGGTACCGGTGTGCCTGTCATGGCGACCGGCCTGGTCGAGTCCAACCAGCAGGAGGTGATGGCCGTTGTGGACCTCCTCCGGCAGCGGGCGGCCTCCTTCTCCATCGTGCCTGCCTCATACATCCTGACTGTCGTGACCCTCTCCTCCAACCACCGTTCCAGGTTGGGGGCCGAGTTGAAGGCCGCGGCCGCCAAAGATCAGGCTTTCGGCAAGTTCCTCCGACATGTACGCATCATCGGTATCGATGAGGTATGCGGGGCCAAGGCCACGGATGTGGTGCTGACCCTGGGCTTTGCCAAGACCTCCCATGGTCGTCTCCTGCAGCAATTCGGCGAGCTGGAGGGTGACGGCGGCAGCGGAATGCTCCTGGATGCTCTGGCCTTGGCCGACCGTGACCTGGATATCATCACTGCGTTCGAATCCCAGGACCTGGAGGACGATCGTCTCCACCAGCCTGGCCCCAAGCTCCTGAAGGAGCTCCTGGCCTGGGTTGAGGGCCTGGGTGATGAAGAACCCCAGCCGGGTTCGGCATCCGAATCGACCAACGTCCTCTTCCGCGACCTGGCCCAGCGTCTGCGCTCGCGTGGATTGGATGTTGCGGTCGACTACGGATATGAGGATTCCCCCAGGATTCCGCTGGTGGTTGGTCTCAAGGACAAGCCCTACGCCCTGGCCGTCCTGACCGATAATGTCGAATTCATGCATACCCAGTCCACCCGTGAGCGCCATCGCTTCAACACGGAGGACCTGCAAAGGCTGGGTTGGTCCGTCATGACCGTCTGGAGCGTCTCGACCTTCGTCAATCCGGATAAGGAAGCCGACCGTATCGTTGCCCGCCTGGCGGATATCTACCAGCAGGCCCACTGA